A region of Granulicella aggregans DNA encodes the following proteins:
- the tkt gene encoding transketolase, which yields MSDLQTQDIDQLSINTLRFLAVDAVEKAKNGHPGAPLGCAPIAYLLYHKYMKHDPKDPKWSDRDRFVLSNGHASALLYGMLHLAGYDLPMEQLKQFREWGSHTPGHPEIGETPGVEVTTGPLGQGFAMAVGLAIAEKHLAAVYNHENHTPVDHHTYVLCGDGDLMEGISHESASLAGTLELGKLIVLYDDNLISLDGPTELSYTEDVVKRFEAYHWQVITVTDGNDLVALSKAIEEAQRETKKPTLIKVRTVIGYGSPKAGTKAVHGEALGVENVKATKRNLGFPEDKDFYIPEEAAKQWGEIVPKGKKLHDEWNEKFKAYATAYPEKAAEYDRAFAQELAKGWEAKLPVFPVGKPIATRNAGQVVMNAIAGVVPELFGGAADLTSSTKTIFANSPSFHVDPVGRNVFFGVREFGMMAAVNGIAAHGGLIPFGSTFYTFSDYCRSALRMGGIMSVHSLYVFTHDSIGLGADGPTHQPVEHLMSMRAIPQLTDFRPADANETAACWRLALERKSASFMALSRQDLPVLDAEKYKIHEGVKHGAYVLDDSGKDIILIGTGSEVELVLKAAEVLKAEGIGATVVSMPSFKIFEEQDEAYKASVFPESTPKIAVEAGSTMGWWKYVGHNGGIIGVDKFGASAPGPTVMQHYGVTVEATVALAKKLLKK from the coding sequence ATGAGCGACCTGCAGACCCAAGACATCGACCAACTTTCGATCAATACGCTACGTTTTCTGGCTGTCGACGCCGTGGAGAAGGCCAAGAACGGCCACCCCGGTGCTCCGCTCGGATGCGCTCCGATCGCGTACCTTCTGTACCACAAGTACATGAAGCACGACCCGAAGGACCCCAAGTGGAGCGACCGCGACCGCTTCGTGCTCTCGAACGGACACGCTTCGGCGCTGCTCTACGGCATGCTGCATCTCGCGGGCTACGACCTGCCCATGGAGCAGTTGAAGCAGTTCCGCGAGTGGGGATCGCATACCCCCGGGCACCCGGAGATCGGAGAGACCCCGGGCGTTGAAGTCACCACCGGTCCTCTCGGGCAGGGATTTGCAATGGCCGTTGGCCTCGCGATCGCCGAAAAGCATCTCGCGGCGGTCTACAACCACGAGAACCACACGCCGGTCGACCACCACACCTACGTCCTCTGCGGCGATGGCGACCTCATGGAAGGCATCTCGCACGAATCAGCCTCGCTGGCCGGAACGCTGGAACTCGGCAAGCTTATCGTGCTCTACGATGACAACCTGATCTCGCTCGACGGCCCGACAGAACTCTCCTACACCGAAGATGTGGTGAAGCGGTTCGAGGCGTATCACTGGCAGGTCATCACGGTGACCGACGGCAACGATCTGGTTGCGCTTTCGAAGGCCATTGAAGAAGCACAGCGCGAGACCAAGAAGCCCACGCTGATCAAGGTCCGCACGGTCATCGGCTACGGCAGCCCGAAGGCTGGCACCAAGGCAGTCCACGGCGAGGCGCTCGGAGTGGAGAACGTTAAGGCCACCAAGCGCAACCTCGGCTTCCCGGAGGACAAGGACTTCTACATCCCTGAAGAAGCTGCGAAGCAGTGGGGCGAGATCGTCCCCAAGGGCAAGAAGCTGCACGACGAGTGGAACGAGAAGTTCAAGGCCTATGCCACCGCGTATCCCGAGAAGGCAGCCGAGTACGATCGCGCCTTCGCGCAGGAACTCGCCAAGGGCTGGGAGGCGAAGCTGCCGGTATTCCCGGTGGGCAAGCCAATAGCCACACGCAACGCAGGCCAGGTCGTCATGAACGCGATCGCGGGCGTGGTTCCCGAGCTGTTTGGCGGCGCGGCCGACCTCACCAGCTCCACCAAGACGATCTTCGCCAACTCGCCCAGCTTCCACGTCGATCCCGTTGGCCGGAACGTATTCTTCGGTGTGCGTGAGTTCGGCATGATGGCTGCGGTCAATGGCATCGCGGCGCACGGCGGCCTGATCCCGTTCGGCTCGACCTTCTACACCTTCTCGGACTACTGCCGTTCGGCGCTGCGCATGGGCGGCATCATGTCGGTCCACTCGCTGTATGTCTTCACGCACGATTCGATCGGCCTCGGCGCTGACGGCCCGACCCACCAGCCGGTCGAGCACCTGATGAGCATGCGCGCCATTCCGCAGTTGACGGACTTCCGTCCTGCGGATGCGAACGAGACGGCTGCCTGCTGGCGGCTCGCGCTCGAGCGCAAGAGCGCAAGCTTCATGGCGCTCTCCCGTCAGGACCTTCCGGTCCTCGATGCCGAAAAGTACAAGATTCACGAGGGCGTGAAGCACGGTGCGTATGTGCTCGACGACTCCGGCAAGGACATCATCCTGATCGGCACCGGCTCCGAGGTGGAGCTTGTTCTGAAGGCGGCTGAAGTTCTGAAGGCTGAGGGAATCGGCGCGACCGTCGTCTCGATGCCCAGCTTCAAGATCTTCGAGGAGCAGGACGAGGCCTACAAGGCGTCCGTCTTCCCCGAATCCACACCGAAGATCGCCGTGGAAGCGGGATCGACGATGGGCTGGTGGAAGTATGTCGGCCACAACGGCGGCATCATCGGAGTCGATAAGTTCGGAGCGTCGGCACCCGGACCAACCGTGATGCAGCACTACGGCGTTACGGTCGAGGCAACCGTTGCTCTGGCCAAGAAGCTGTTGAAGAAGTAA
- the gnd gene encoding phosphogluconate dehydrogenase (NAD(+)-dependent, decarboxylating) — MEIGLIGLGKMGFNMAERLRLGGHKVVGFDFNKEATARLTSLGSVGVDSLEDLVKNLSAPRAVWIMVPEGDPVDQTIARLLPLMQQGDTIIDGGNSNYKDTQRRHVALKPQGFHFVDCGTSGGIWGLKEGYSMMVGGDEEAVKPLYPIFETLAPGKAEGWGHVGPSGAGHFVKMVHNGIEYAMMQGYAEGFSIMKAKTPLNLDLVQISKIWQKGSVVRSWLLDLTADALEKNPTLDGLTAFVPDSGEGRWTVFEAIDLNVSAPVITESLIRRLRSREDNNFTDRMISIQRNAFGGHAVKKA; from the coding sequence ATGGAAATCGGACTTATCGGACTTGGCAAGATGGGATTCAATATGGCGGAGCGCCTCCGTCTCGGCGGTCACAAGGTCGTCGGCTTCGACTTCAATAAGGAAGCGACCGCCAGGCTGACATCGCTCGGTTCGGTTGGCGTGGACTCGCTCGAAGATCTGGTCAAGAATCTGAGTGCTCCGCGCGCAGTATGGATCATGGTTCCCGAAGGCGACCCGGTCGACCAGACCATCGCCAGGCTTCTGCCGCTGATGCAGCAGGGCGACACTATCATCGATGGTGGCAACTCGAACTACAAGGACACGCAGCGCCGGCACGTAGCCCTGAAGCCGCAAGGCTTTCACTTCGTTGACTGCGGAACCTCAGGCGGTATCTGGGGACTCAAGGAAGGCTACAGCATGATGGTCGGCGGAGACGAAGAGGCCGTCAAGCCGCTCTACCCGATCTTCGAGACCCTCGCTCCCGGCAAGGCAGAGGGCTGGGGGCACGTTGGACCGTCGGGCGCTGGACACTTCGTCAAGATGGTCCACAACGGCATCGAGTACGCCATGATGCAGGGCTACGCGGAAGGCTTCTCGATCATGAAGGCGAAGACGCCGCTCAACCTCGATCTGGTACAGATCTCCAAGATCTGGCAGAAGGGCTCGGTGGTTCGCTCATGGTTGCTAGATCTGACGGCAGACGCGCTTGAGAAGAATCCAACGTTGGACGGCCTCACAGCGTTTGTTCCTGACTCCGGCGAGGGCCGTTGGACGGTCTTCGAAGCGATTGATCTGAACGTCTCAGCACCGGTGATTACGGAGTCGCTGATTCGCCGTCTCCGCAGCCGCGAGGACAACAATTTCACCGACCGCATGATCTCGATTCAGCGCAATGCGTTTGGCGGCCACGCGGTAAAAAAGGCATAG
- a CDS encoding HAD-IA family hydrolase: MNDIRTIFWDIGGVLLSNGWDRYQRVNVLSSLGVDLPAFERRHPYESFVWERGRISAEEYFDRTLFKPELGPRPDYDFTFADIWPKVCGQSSFQYPESFDILVALKSSGQYKLATLNNESAELNEYRLDTFGLREQFDYFICSGYVNEMKPHPDIFRAAIRISGQPAPTAVFIDDKQANIDAAEYHGMKGIRFESPAQVRASLAELGVNI, from the coding sequence ATGAACGATATCCGGACGATCTTCTGGGACATCGGCGGTGTCCTTCTGTCGAACGGCTGGGACCGGTATCAACGGGTTAATGTGTTGTCTTCCCTGGGCGTCGATCTTCCAGCGTTTGAACGGCGGCATCCTTACGAGAGCTTCGTATGGGAGCGGGGCCGGATCAGCGCGGAGGAGTACTTCGATCGAACATTGTTCAAGCCAGAACTCGGCCCACGACCGGACTATGACTTCACCTTTGCGGACATCTGGCCCAAAGTATGCGGGCAAAGTTCATTCCAGTATCCTGAATCCTTTGATATCCTCGTTGCGCTGAAGTCATCCGGGCAATACAAACTTGCAACGCTGAACAACGAGAGCGCGGAACTGAACGAGTACCGCCTCGACACCTTCGGGCTTCGCGAGCAGTTCGACTACTTCATCTGCTCCGGCTATGTGAACGAGATGAAGCCGCATCCCGACATCTTCCGGGCCGCGATCCGCATATCGGGCCAACCCGCCCCGACCGCCGTCTTCATCGACGACAAGCAGGCAAACATCGACGCCGCTGAGTATCACGGCATGAAGGGAATCCGGTTCGAATCCCCAGCCCAGGTCCGCGCTTCTCTGGCGGAGCTGGGAGTTAATATCTAG